The Patescibacteria group bacterium region CAGCCAACAGATCATCGACGACATCGCCCGCCGGAACCTTAGCCGGCCTGACCGCGCGACGACCGAGACCATCCTCGATGCCCGGGAGGCCGAGTGCGTCGAGGGGCAGAGGTCGATTGCGGGCATCTGTGGTGTGGAACCCGCAGTGGGGTATGTAGATGCGGGAGAGCGTGGTCGGCGCATCTCCCCCCTCAAAGATCTTTACCGCAGATGGGTTAGGAGCTACCGATTCATCGCAGTGGTGGACTGATGTGATCGGCCGCGTGGATAGTAACTCTTCGTGAGACATCTACGCGGCCACGAATTCTTTTTTATATTGTTAATGTAGGTTATTTTACACTTTGGATATTTTTGGATAAACATATTTGGTTTAGACTCGCTTTTTATAAGTATGACAATTGTGTATCATATCGAAAACACAAATGCTAAGGCCAGAACTTTATAAAGCTTGCATATCTTTATAAAGTTACATCGCAAGTATCGTTCTTGTGTGATGATTTGTTAGAACCAAAAAGACTAAGGCTGTGCTCAAAGTTCATATGGTGATAACATGACCGTATGAAGCTTGGTATTATTCTGCAATCTAATATCCCTGAACATGTTTGGAACGCTTTTCGCTTGGCCATTACAGCACTAAAAGCTGGCCATAACGTTGAAGTATTTTTACTGAACGAGGGATCAGAGCTGGATACTATTCCAGATACGAAAGATTTTGATATTTCAAAGCAAGTAGTTGAGTTTACTGCTCTTAAAGGAACATTGTATGTCTGTGGAACCTGTTTGAAATTACGCGGCAAAACTGAGAGTAATACGTGTCCGATTTCTACGATGACCGACTTACTCAATATGATTGAACGGTCAGATAAAGTGTTAACTTTTAATTAATAGTTGTATGATGTTTAATAATTATCCAATAAATTCTATGATGAATTTTGGTTTAATGTCTGGTGGCTGGTTATTTATGATTTTGTTCTGGGTGCTGGTTGTAGCTGGTATTGTCGTTCTCGTAAAATGGCTGGTGCAACAAAGTTCAAATCAACCTAAAACACCCAGCGATGTCCTCAAAGATCGCTATGCCAAAGGTGAGATCAATAAAAAAGAGTTTGATCAAAAGAAAAAGGATTTAAGCTAGCTGATTAGTTGGGGTTTGATTGATTACTTTATAGCGCGTGGCTTTGCCTTGACCAATTTTTTTAAGTTGGTTCATAGCTAAAAGTTTTTTAATAGTTTGTTCTGATAGCCTTAATCGTATCTATTTTAGTAATCAGGGCATAAATTCGGGCAGTAGTTTCGGCAGAAAATAGTAAGCGTTTGTCGAGACGATCCATAAAAAAGAGCTAACAAATTAATGATGTTAATATGTGTTAGTATATGTGAATAAAACTGTCAATGAACAAGTTAAGTTAACCGTTCATGACTTTTCATTATTCTATAGTCAAACTTTAAACACACC contains the following coding sequences:
- a CDS encoding DsrE family protein; the protein is MKLGIILQSNIPEHVWNAFRLAITALKAGHNVEVFLLNEGSELDTIPDTKDFDISKQVVEFTALKGTLYVCGTCLKLRGKTESNTCPISTMTDLLNMIERSDKVLTFN
- a CDS encoding SHOCT domain-containing protein, coding for MMNFGLMSGGWLFMILFWVLVVAGIVVLVKWLVQQSSNQPKTPSDVLKDRYAKGEINKKEFDQKKKDLS